The Amblyomma americanum isolate KBUSLIRL-KWMA chromosome 5, ASM5285725v1, whole genome shotgun sequence genome window below encodes:
- the LOC144133276 gene encoding glutaredoxin-related protein 5, mitochondrial-like: protein MAFSLAGRLGLATTTALLRSPAAAAAAASSPLRLLCTAPIADKIAKLVKEDKVVVFMKGVPENPRCGFSNAVVQVLRMHGVDYSAHDVLEDETLRKGIKDFSNWPTIPQVYIDGQFVGGCDILLQMHQNGELVDELAKVGIKSLLVDAASAAESSTNEKQEKR from the coding sequence ATGGCGTTTTCCCTGGCCGGTCGTTTGGGCCTGGCGACGACCACGGCTTTACTTCgatcgccggcagcagcagcggcggcggcgtcatCACCGCTGCGACTCCTTTGCACCGCGCCGATCGCGGACAAAATCGCAAAGCTCGTCAAGGAGGACAAGGTCGTCGTCTTTATGAAGGGCGTTCCCGAAAACCCCAGGTGCGGCTTCAGCAACGCAGTGGTTCAAGTGCTGCGCATGCACGGAGTCGACTACAGCGCACACGACGTGCTCGAAGACGAGACGCTTCGCAAGGGGATCAAGGACTTCAGCAACTGGCCCACCATCCCGCAGGTTTACATCGACGGCCAGTTTGTGGGCGGCTGTGACATCCTCCTTCAGATGCACCAGAACGGCGAGTTAGTCGACGAGCTTGCCAAAGTGGGCATCAAATCCCTGCTCGTCGATGCCGCGTCGGCTGCCGAAAGCTCCACTAACGAGAAGCAAGAGAAGCGGTAA